One genomic window of Gracilinema caldarium DSM 7334 includes the following:
- a CDS encoding IS256 family transposase — protein MAITKEVLDELMKEYRGPDDLIGPDGLLKQLTKALIERSMGAELTEHVGYEKHDQGEKPTTNRRNGKTKKTLRTDQGPIEIEVPRDRDGTFEPAIVPKHQREFKGFDDKILSMYDRGMTTREIAGHLKEIYQVDVSPELISRAIDSVKELLDTWRNRTLDSLYPIVFLDAIVLNVRDDGNVAKKALYLALGITITGKKELLGLWIDQAEGASFWLRVLNELKNRGVQDILIAAVDGLSGFPEAITTVFPKTEVQLCMVHMVRNSLKYVPYKDRKAVAADLKKIYTAASETAAEEELTQFAQRWDTKYPMIARSWKMRWAEVVPFFKYPEPIRKVIYTTNAIESLNYSIRRITKNRLSFPTTDAALKLVFMGLQHISKKWTMPIRDWGMAMHQFSIFYGDRVSL, from the coding sequence ATGGCCATTACCAAAGAAGTTCTGGATGAATTAATGAAAGAGTATCGAGGTCCTGATGATCTCATAGGTCCCGACGGCCTGCTGAAGCAGTTAACCAAAGCCCTGATAGAGCGGTCCATGGGAGCAGAGCTCACTGAACATGTGGGCTACGAAAAGCATGACCAGGGTGAAAAACCAACGACTAACCGACGGAACGGGAAAACGAAAAAGACCCTTAGAACCGATCAGGGGCCAATAGAAATCGAGGTCCCACGAGATCGGGATGGCACCTTTGAACCAGCTATCGTCCCCAAACATCAACGGGAGTTTAAAGGCTTTGATGACAAAATCCTGTCCATGTACGATCGAGGGATGACGACCCGAGAAATTGCAGGACACCTCAAAGAGATATATCAGGTTGATGTATCCCCAGAGCTGATTAGCCGGGCAATCGATTCGGTTAAAGAATTATTAGACACCTGGCGGAATCGGACCCTGGATTCCTTGTACCCCATCGTGTTTCTCGACGCCATTGTGCTCAATGTCCGAGATGATGGGAACGTAGCTAAAAAAGCCCTGTATCTAGCCCTCGGCATCACTATAACGGGCAAAAAAGAGCTCTTAGGGCTTTGGATCGACCAGGCAGAAGGAGCATCATTTTGGCTGCGGGTGCTTAATGAGCTTAAGAATCGGGGTGTCCAGGATATTTTAATAGCAGCCGTAGATGGTTTAAGCGGCTTCCCTGAAGCGATTACCACGGTATTCCCCAAAACGGAAGTCCAACTCTGTATGGTCCACATGGTGCGTAACTCGTTGAAATACGTGCCCTATAAGGACCGGAAAGCAGTAGCTGCGGACCTTAAAAAGATTTACACTGCGGCAAGTGAAACTGCAGCAGAAGAGGAACTCACTCAATTTGCCCAACGGTGGGATACTAAGTACCCCATGATTGCTCGATCGTGGAAAATGCGTTGGGCAGAAGTAGTGCCCTTTTTTAAATACCCGGAACCAATACGCAAAGTGATCTACACCACGAATGCGATTGAATCGTTAAATTACTCAATCCGAAGAATCACTAAAAACAGGTTGAGCTTTCCCACAACCGATGCAGCGCTAAAGCTGGTATTTATGGGATTACAACATATCTCTAAAAAATGGACCATGCCTATCCGAGACTGGGGTATGGCAATGCATCAATTCAGCATCTTTTATGGCGATCGGGTATCGCTATGA
- a CDS encoding ankyrin repeat domain-containing protein, whose product MGQTIQKGAENITMEYAQQNTTYSFSQLYKLLMSVIFIINMIGCSSTPPPAPPQEDDVWSFIEKGKTEKVQEFFKGKMDINATDTKGRTPLHRAVELQDAELTSLFIALGANIDAQDNDGRTPLEIACLNNASACIEKLAQAKANIFLASKSETQPFLVAMQKGDPLLKALLNNDTVLQKNSNGQNTLHIAAAKGNISAVDAILNLSMPLNLKDSSGDTALDIALSSPESYNHASVAEKLIQAGYITKNEKFSYFIIAVRTSNVNVRFSDGLSPLHYASRYGHLGIVQLLLERKADVNVKDSSGTTPLHEAARGGYLDIMQLLIRSGALVNAQDAKGNSALHIVMPTIVRKDGMKLLLDNGANPNLKDNHGEAPLHLCVALDMGKDIADLLVLRGADVNIRNTKGETPLHIAVKFNRSDYILFLLSRQADIFADDTEGKTPFDLALAINNSALTELITQETVLKSDNKGNTLLHIATINSAPVKIIAQIIDNKGSVQSRNKAGDTALHFAVELDEREIGELLITRGADIFAVNSKGESPLYLAFKDPNNIKHWMLNSSTYDAQDGLGNGILHYTAQWRMDSIIPLLVQRGISLEMKNATGETPLFFAVRNNAPKTVNVLLSAGANIQARDKLGNTVLHAAVRWNATDCVPVLLQSGLDVNIQNLSGDTALHQAERLGIGIIANRLIQAKADLEIRNNQGQTPLFEAIISGVPSNVEVLLDTGANPMARNINGDTPLHISVSSNQKDICNLLLSRGAAIHAQNAQGKTPFQLAMAGSPEIVRVLLTKDRLALSDDYGRSPLHIAVLSGAAIPIIKTITDLGGRLNMVDAQGKTALRIAIDQEAWETAKFLIDIGADLFNIASDGESAASMIISRGPEIIKVLLNTKNINNKDPMGNTILHLAASKGNEATIKTLIELGALKSIKNNEDETPYDIAKRWGRTNIMNLLQ is encoded by the coding sequence TTGGGTCAAACTATACAAAAAGGTGCCGAGAATATAACCATGGAATACGCTCAGCAAAACACAACTTACAGTTTTTCACAATTATACAAATTACTTATGTCTGTCATTTTTATAATCAATATGATTGGTTGTTCCAGTACTCCGCCTCCTGCACCACCACAGGAAGATGATGTATGGTCCTTTATAGAAAAAGGTAAAACCGAAAAGGTTCAGGAATTTTTTAAAGGGAAGATGGATATTAATGCAACCGATACAAAAGGGCGAACTCCTTTACATCGGGCTGTAGAATTACAAGATGCAGAACTTACCAGTCTTTTTATTGCCCTAGGAGCAAATATAGATGCTCAAGATAATGATGGGAGAACACCTCTTGAAATTGCTTGCCTTAATAATGCCTCTGCTTGTATAGAAAAATTAGCTCAAGCAAAGGCTAATATATTTCTTGCAAGTAAAAGTGAGACCCAACCATTCTTAGTAGCAATGCAAAAGGGTGATCCTCTTTTAAAAGCGTTACTCAATAATGATACAGTATTACAAAAGAATAGTAATGGGCAAAATACGCTTCATATAGCTGCAGCAAAAGGCAACATTTCTGCAGTAGATGCAATTCTTAATCTTTCTATGCCTTTGAATCTGAAAGATTCTAGTGGAGATACAGCCCTGGATATAGCTTTAAGTTCACCTGAATCATACAATCATGCCAGTGTGGCAGAAAAACTGATACAAGCCGGGTATATCACTAAAAATGAAAAATTTTCTTATTTTATCATTGCTGTACGCACGTCAAATGTCAATGTTCGCTTTTCTGATGGTCTTTCTCCCCTGCACTATGCAAGCCGCTATGGGCATTTAGGCATTGTGCAACTCTTATTAGAACGAAAAGCCGATGTGAATGTGAAAGATTCTTCAGGTACTACCCCGCTGCATGAAGCGGCTAGGGGTGGCTACCTGGATATTATGCAATTATTGATCCGTTCTGGGGCATTAGTAAATGCTCAAGATGCCAAAGGGAATTCTGCACTTCACATTGTAATGCCCACTATAGTCAGAAAGGATGGGATGAAACTACTCCTTGATAATGGAGCAAATCCAAATCTTAAGGATAATCATGGAGAAGCCCCGTTACACCTTTGCGTCGCACTTGATATGGGAAAAGACATTGCGGATTTACTGGTTTTAAGGGGTGCAGATGTTAATATTCGAAATACTAAAGGAGAAACTCCCTTACATATTGCGGTAAAATTTAATCGTAGCGATTATATACTATTTCTCTTAAGTAGGCAGGCTGATATATTCGCTGATGATACGGAAGGGAAAACGCCCTTTGATTTGGCCTTAGCGATTAATAACTCAGCCTTAACAGAACTGATAACACAAGAGACGGTTCTAAAAAGTGATAACAAAGGTAATACTCTTTTACATATAGCGACAATTAATAGTGCACCAGTAAAAATAATTGCCCAAATTATTGACAATAAAGGTTCGGTTCAGAGTAGAAATAAGGCTGGTGACACAGCACTACATTTCGCCGTGGAATTGGATGAACGAGAAATAGGTGAATTACTCATTACCCGAGGAGCTGATATCTTTGCAGTAAATTCAAAAGGAGAAAGTCCTCTCTACTTAGCTTTTAAAGATCCTAATAATATTAAACATTGGATGCTCAATTCATCAACCTATGATGCTCAGGATGGCTTAGGGAATGGTATTCTACATTATACAGCTCAATGGCGTATGGATTCAATTATTCCTTTATTAGTCCAACGGGGTATTTCTTTAGAAATGAAAAATGCTACAGGTGAAACTCCCTTATTTTTTGCTGTCAGAAACAACGCACCGAAAACAGTCAACGTATTACTTTCTGCCGGAGCCAATATTCAGGCTCGCGATAAATTGGGTAATACGGTTCTCCATGCTGCAGTTCGTTGGAACGCTACTGATTGTGTACCTGTACTGCTCCAATCAGGATTGGATGTAAATATACAAAATCTTTCTGGGGATACAGCTTTACATCAGGCTGAACGATTAGGAATTGGTATTATTGCAAACCGTCTTATTCAAGCCAAAGCCGATTTGGAAATAAGAAACAACCAAGGACAAACCCCATTATTTGAAGCAATTATATCAGGTGTTCCTTCTAATGTAGAAGTATTACTTGATACAGGAGCAAATCCAATGGCTCGAAACATAAACGGTGATACACCATTACATATTTCAGTTTCAAGTAATCAAAAAGATATATGTAACTTGTTACTTTCCCGAGGTGCAGCGATCCATGCACAGAATGCACAGGGGAAAACCCCTTTTCAACTTGCTATGGCAGGTTCCCCTGAAATTGTAAGAGTCCTGTTAACTAAAGATCGACTTGCTCTCTCTGATGATTACGGCAGATCACCGCTACATATCGCTGTTCTCTCTGGAGCAGCCATACCTATAATAAAAACAATTACAGACCTGGGAGGTCGTCTCAACATGGTGGATGCCCAGGGTAAAACAGCCCTCAGAATCGCTATCGATCAGGAAGCATGGGAAACAGCAAAATTTCTCATCGATATTGGGGCAGATCTCTTTAATATAGCCTCAGATGGAGAATCAGCTGCTTCAATGATTATTTCCAGGGGGCCTGAAATAATTAAAGTACTCTTAAATACAAAAAATATAAATAATAAAGATCCTATGGGAAACACGATCCTACATCTTGCAGCAAGCAAAGGAAACGAGGCTACAATAAAAACCTTGATTGAACTTGGTGCATTAAAAAGCATAAAAAATAATGAAGATGAAACACCCTATGATATTGCTAAACGATGGGGAAGAACCAATATCATGAATTTATTACAATAA
- a CDS encoding IS66 family transposase, whose amino-acid sequence MGIRARIILRLESEYRGKLTSGQLTTEQFVSERNRAMVPIFEELRSWLLARSYEVAPKSKLGMAIAYAQELFDRTIRFVEHPPLTPDTNRVENAIWPFVVGRKNWLFSGSALGCSCPVQSSTASSRP is encoded by the coding sequence ATGGGTATAAGGGCTAGGATCATCTTGCGGCTTGAGTCGGAGTACCGGGGAAAACTCACCTCAGGACAGTTGACCACTGAACAGTTTGTTAGCGAGCGGAATCGTGCCATGGTGCCGATCTTTGAAGAACTGCGGTCCTGGCTCTTGGCACGCTCCTATGAGGTGGCTCCGAAGAGTAAACTGGGAATGGCCATAGCCTATGCGCAAGAACTGTTTGATCGGACGATTCGGTTTGTAGAACATCCGCCGCTAACCCCTGACACGAATCGGGTTGAAAATGCGATTTGGCCCTTTGTGGTAGGACGAAAGAACTGGCTCTTTTCGGGTAGTGCTCTGGGGTGCTCATGCCCAGTGCAGAGCTCTACAGCCTCATCGAGACCGTAA
- a CDS encoding IS66 family transposase has translation MWAAVGYVDGKPIHRFAYHPSRSGSLADTLLKGFSGYIQTDGYKG, from the coding sequence ATGTGGGCTGCGGTGGGCTATGTGGATGGGAAGCCGATACACCGGTTTGCCTATCATCCGAGCCGATCCGGCAGTCTTGCCGATACCCTGCTGAAAGGTTTCTCAGGATATATCCAGACCGATGGGTATAAGGGCTAG
- a CDS encoding NADase-type glycan-binding domain-containing protein: MKGKMVSVFLIMLTVFLNAQELLWFPMDSTWFGANTGKKSTVQFIEYNDFKIIIYNKFLFFLNNTDNYDNFKSLLYEISEIIIDSSTGYRYYNAKHLGSKENTRIYLLQSKDYIIIIEKKIENNVVNLMYGFDHIENYKKSIEEMIEHRRRARVGDGFFEYEYIDSGIKSVDASSYLTETIANKMVDYKPAYLINRICKLQENIDVSFPIFDNFMRCWAEGVPGDGIGQWLEVEFTRFSDEIMILNGYVDFRNMSAYKNNNRLKKIRVESEQPKFSIEYTLPDYVAYHSVPLPQKTKKVKITILEVYKGLKYDDTCVTAIALPQERTRSIEEEKQEVIQYLRKIHVFEYLERYKKEIRNKN; encoded by the coding sequence ATGAAAGGGAAAATGGTATCTGTGTTTCTTATAATGCTTACGGTGTTTTTGAATGCCCAGGAACTGCTCTGGTTTCCAATGGATTCGACATGGTTTGGTGCGAATACTGGGAAAAAATCAACTGTGCAGTTCATAGAATATAATGATTTTAAAATTATTATTTATAATAAATTTTTGTTTTTTTTAAATAACACTGATAATTATGATAATTTTAAGAGTCTGTTATATGAAATAAGTGAAATAATTATAGATTCTAGTACAGGATATAGATATTACAATGCAAAACATCTAGGTAGCAAAGAAAATACAAGAATATATTTATTACAAAGCAAAGATTATATAATAATTATTGAAAAAAAAATTGAAAATAACGTTGTTAATTTAATGTATGGTTTTGATCATATAGAAAATTATAAAAAGTCAATAGAAGAAATGATAGAGCATAGGAGAAGAGCAAGAGTAGGTGATGGGTTTTTTGAATATGAGTATATAGATAGCGGTATCAAATCTGTAGATGCTTCATCTTATTTAACAGAGACTATCGCTAATAAAATGGTTGATTATAAACCTGCATACTTAATTAATAGAATATGTAAACTACAAGAAAATATAGATGTTTCTTTTCCTATCTTTGACAATTTTATGCGCTGTTGGGCCGAGGGAGTTCCCGGTGACGGAATTGGACAGTGGCTTGAAGTAGAATTTACAAGGTTTAGCGATGAGATTATGATTTTAAATGGATATGTAGATTTTAGAAACATGAGTGCTTATAAGAATAATAATCGGTTAAAGAAAATCAGAGTAGAATCCGAACAACCAAAATTTAGCATTGAATATACGCTTCCTGATTATGTTGCATATCATTCTGTGCCACTTCCGCAAAAGACAAAGAAGGTAAAGATTACCATACTTGAAGTATACAAAGGCCTTAAATACGATGACACATGCGTGACAGCAATTGCATTACCACAAGAACGAACTCGGAGTATTGAAGAAGAAAAACAAGAGGTCATTCAATATTTAAGGAAAATACATGTATTTGAATATTTAGAACGATATAAAAAAGAGATAAGGAACAAGAATTAA
- a CDS encoding ATP-binding protein: protein MNIIKSVAKAISDFNLIQKGDRVLIGASGGKDSLALSYILTQLKHWPSYECSLTAVQVVTHDIDENTALQKHYQMMDIPFVVLHEPLSPEKQQNLTCYTCATYRRVILMNYARAHHFNKIALGHHLDDALTTLLMNLILQGRIDVLEAKRYYEPFHVTLIRPLIYTPEESIIRLIRTHGWHTVACSCVRGNQGIRAEYRKKLEFLTGGELSAKLRLLSAFLKK from the coding sequence ATGAATATTATAAAATCCGTTGCAAAGGCTATTTCAGATTTTAATTTAATCCAAAAAGGGGATCGTGTTCTCATTGGAGCATCGGGGGGCAAGGATTCTTTAGCTCTTAGCTATATTTTAACACAGCTTAAGCATTGGCCATCCTATGAATGTTCACTTACCGCTGTACAGGTTGTAACTCATGATATAGATGAAAATACGGCTTTACAGAAGCATTATCAGATGATGGATATACCCTTTGTAGTTCTTCATGAACCACTGAGTCCAGAAAAGCAACAGAATCTTACCTGCTATACCTGTGCTACATATCGTAGAGTGATATTGATGAACTATGCTAGAGCACATCATTTTAATAAAATCGCCCTGGGCCACCATCTTGATGATGCTTTAACAACACTTCTTATGAATCTCATCTTACAAGGCAGAATCGATGTCCTGGAAGCAAAACGGTATTATGAACCGTTTCATGTAACCCTCATTCGTCCACTTATCTATACACCAGAAGAAAGCATCATCCGTCTTATTCGTACCCACGGATGGCACACTGTAGCTTGTAGCTGTGTAAGGGGTAATCAAGGAATCAGAGCAGAATATCGGAAAAAGCTAGAATTCCTTACCGGTGGCGAACTCTCTGCAAAACTTCGATTACTCTCTGCCTTTTTAAAGAAATAA
- a CDS encoding NADase-type glycan-binding domain-containing protein: MKNKLLTLFNMSLVIFNIFGEEQDVWIFPTISYIQRIENYNTNFDFINSHYKYYSLEKPLHDYPFIVADNNYIYLRETKPILRIERKRIQTEADGFQTVQEGDTKWVIITGGGYVAKNRIPPKLSESYVSNFKRLQEFQEGLLQKNLNLRNPYFDVTFILPQVIKRVTLSSPFLEETIRGVKYLYNDDIIQYRWFYYYLNRGLVAMYFVNDPTPMVEGAPGNGVGLTIDIEFHIPSDNVVVLNGFVDMERRHLYKRNARMKKVAVQSETFAFEYEFEDYVHFAQIDFPETTNKVRLTVLEVFEGSHYDDLCISGLFTNPDIKHTRNSPLVYELLHEAQREPVTIFV, encoded by the coding sequence ATGAAGAATAAATTACTTACACTTTTTAACATGTCATTAGTAATATTCAATATCTTTGGGGAAGAACAGGATGTATGGATATTTCCTACAATTTCATACATTCAAAGAATTGAAAATTATAATACCAATTTTGATTTTATTAATTCACATTATAAGTATTATAGTCTTGAAAAGCCATTACACGATTACCCCTTTATCGTGGCAGATAACAATTATATCTATCTTAGAGAGACGAAACCAATCTTAAGGATAGAACGAAAGAGGATACAGACCGAAGCAGATGGCTTTCAGACAGTTCAAGAAGGAGATACGAAATGGGTCATCATAACTGGTGGTGGATATGTAGCAAAAAATAGAATACCACCAAAGTTGAGCGAATCTTATGTTAGCAATTTTAAACGATTGCAAGAGTTCCAGGAAGGATTATTACAGAAAAACCTCAATTTACGTAATCCTTATTTTGATGTTACTTTTATACTTCCACAAGTGATAAAAAGAGTAACATTATCTAGCCCATTTTTAGAAGAAACAATTCGAGGTGTTAAGTATCTATATAATGATGATATAATACAGTACCGCTGGTTTTATTATTATTTAAATAGAGGTTTAGTAGCAATGTACTTTGTAAATGATCCAACCCCAATGGTGGAAGGAGCTCCGGGAAATGGGGTAGGCCTCACGATAGATATAGAATTCCATATACCAAGTGATAATGTGGTCGTCTTAAATGGTTTTGTGGATATGGAACGAAGACACTTATATAAACGTAATGCCAGAATGAAAAAAGTTGCAGTACAGAGTGAAACGTTTGCGTTTGAGTACGAATTTGAAGACTATGTTCATTTTGCACAAATAGATTTTCCTGAAACAACAAATAAAGTTCGATTAACAGTACTCGAGGTGTTTGAAGGGAGCCACTATGATGATTTATGTATATCAGGCCTCTTCACAAATCCAGATATCAAGCATACTCGTAACAGCCCGTTAGTATATGAATTATTACATGAGGCTCAAAGAGAGCCTGTAACAATTTTTGTGTAA